One Aythya fuligula isolate bAytFul2 chromosome W, bAytFul2.pri, whole genome shotgun sequence genomic window carries:
- the LOC116501452 gene encoding 60S ribosomal protein L37-like: MTKGTSSFGKRRNKTHTLCRRCGSKAYHLQKSTCGKCGYPAKRKRKYNWSAKAKRRNTTGTGRMRHLKKVYRRFRNGFHEGTTPKPKRAAAVAASNSS, encoded by the exons ATG ACAAAGGGTACATCATCATTTGGTAAGCGACGAAATAAGACACATACCTTGTGTCGTCGATGTGGGTCCAAGGCATACCATTTGCAGAAATCTACCTGTGGGAAATGTGGTTACCCTGCCAAGCGTAAGAGAAAGT ATAACTGGAGTGCTAAGGCTAAAAGGCGCAACACCACTGGTACTGGTCGCATGAGGCACCTGAAAAAGGTCTACCGTCGATTCAG GAATGGATTTCATGAGGGAACCACACCAAAACCcaagagagcagcagctgttgcAGCCTCCAATTCATCATAA